A stretch of Mya arenaria isolate MELC-2E11 chromosome 14, ASM2691426v1 DNA encodes these proteins:
- the LOC128216351 gene encoding E3 ubiquitin-protein ligase TRIM33-like, with product MDVVPTGKAQMASGSALDRIYCQPCAGGGKKINSEAFCPVCKEFLCFTCARVHRNQKMTKSHRLQDKDSLPTSFRDDSEYESYTEICQRHAKEIIKYYCLNHETLLCSDCVVEDEKHRSCKMDKLPQVVKRFKQGVEYNSLKTGLVQTASDIDKLSHEIHAILKLVDEESQTNINELRKLRNEINQYLDKKENELLAEIDQKKRISNTLINGLKSKCTNMKSSIEKLKSELQAQHDNGNQLLIVGKRAIKELAGIQAALDVSRRSEVPRYKFHRNSAIEQSIASERELGQLEEGESMSALGQQQRQKQAKEEQRQQKTVQQYNKHMEALSQKGESTSASGQEPRQLEATQQQQEHMQGVSPKAHIMSQASFSRAKFSRQPEISVKTSFDTRDSFLTSMTLLTGDRLLLVDRVNDSLKLVNTPTNKVLSQVKLPGGPWDLCLLPGDRGAVTLLLEGKIQFVSTQGNVTLQDVVKVDGQCRGIDFCDDNLIVSFSSPGKVVLMDMKGKVKKIMDKDNSGTPLFQQPYYLTVTRGSQTTPVIYVSDCGTNTITKLSISLDVLQSFQDPTLISPYGQAGMGDTQLLVCGGRSNNIQLLDTLTGDITQLIGKEAGIEGPYNVAYCSLRKMVFVTCSQYGRPDLKNFVKVFNLV from the exons ATGGATGTAGTTCCCACAGGAAAGGCACAAATGGCATCTGGATCGGCGCTTGACCGCATCTACTGCCAGCCGTGCGCGGGGGGCGGCAAAAAAATCAACTCTGAGGCCTTCTGTCCTGTCTGCAAGGAGTTCCTTTGTTTCACCTGTGCCCGAGTACACCGGAACCAGAAAATGACCAAAAGCCACCGTCTCCAAGACAAGGACAGTTTGCCTACCTCATTCCGCGATGACAGTGAATATGAAAGTTATACAGAAATATGTCAGCGTCATGCTAAAGAGATCATAAAATATTACTGTCTTAATCATGAGACACTTCTGTGTAGCGACTGTGTAGTTGAGGATGAGAAACATCGCTCTTGTAAGATGGACAAACTTCCGCAAGTGGTAAAACGATTCAAGCAGGGTGTAGAATACAACAGCCTGAAAACAGGCCTTGTCCAGACGGCCAGTGACATTGACAAACTTTCTCACGAAATACATGCGATTCTGAAATTAGTTGACGAAGAAAGCCAAACCAATATCAATGAGCTTCGCAAATTAAGGAATGAAATTAACCAGTACCTGGATAAAAAGGAAAACGAACTCTTGGCAGAAATTGATCAGAAGAAACGAATATCCAATACATTGATAAATGGGCTGAAATCAAAATGCACTAACATGAAATCATCCATTGAGAAACTAAAGTCGGAGCTACAAGCACAGCATGACAACGGAAACCAGCTATTAATAGTAGGAAAGCGAGCTATAAAGGAGCTAGCAGGTATTCAGGCAGCACTGGATGTGAGCAGGAGGAGTGAAGTTCCCCGATACAAGTTTCACAGGAACTCTGCAATTGAGCAGTCAATAGCTTCTGAAAGAGAATTAGGACAGTTGGAAGAGGGCGAATCAATGTCGGCGTTAGGGCAGCAACAACGACAAAAGCAGGCGAAAGAGGAACAACGGCAACAGAAGACAgtgcaacaatacaacaaacacatgGAAGCTTTATCACaaaaag GCGAATCAACTTCGGCGTCAGGGCAGGAACCACGACAACTCGAGGCGACACAGCAACAACAGGAACACATGCAAGGTGTATCACCAAAAG CCCACATCATGAGCCAAGCATCCTTTAGCCGGGCCAAGTTCAGCAGGCAGCCTGAAATTTCAGTGAAGACATCATTTGACACCCGTGACTCCTTCCTGACCAGTATGACCCTCCTGACCGGGGACAGACTCCTACTGGTAGATCGCGTTAATGACTCATTGAAGCTGGTGAACACCCCTACCAACAAGGTGTTGTCTCAGGTGAAATTGCCAGGTGGGCCGTGGGACCTGTGTCTACTGCCCGGGGACAGGGGAGCCGTAACTCTGCTTTTGGAGGGAAAGATTCAGTTCGTATCTACTCAGGGAAATGTCACTCTGCAGGATGTTGTTAAAGTAGATGGACAATGTCGTGGAATAGATTTTTGTGATGACAACTTGATAGTGTCCTTCTCCTCCCCAGGTAAGGTTGTGTTGATGGACATGAAGGGAAAGGTGAAAAAGATTATGGACAAAGACAACAGTGGAACACCTTTGTTTCAGCAACCTTACTATCTGACAGTGACCAGAGGGAGCCAGACTACTCCGGTCATATATGTCTCGGACTGTGGCACCAACACCATAACCAAGCTGAGCATATCACTAGATGTGCTCCAGTCCTTCCAAGACCCGACACTGATATCACCATATGGTCAGGCAGGTATGGGGGACACCCAGCTGCTCGTGTGTGGGGGTCGCAGTAACAACATCCAGTTACTGGACACGCTCACCGGGGATATAACCCAACTGATAGGGAAGGAGGCGGGGATAGAGGGTCCATACAATGTGGCTTACTGTTCACTGAGGAAGATGGTGTTTGTAACCTGCAGTCAGTATGGCAGACCTGATTTGAAGAATTTCGTGAAAGTATTCAACTTAGTATAG
- the LOC128216352 gene encoding E3 ubiquitin-protein ligase TRIM33-like, with translation MDVVPTRKEQMASGSATDRIYCQPCAEDGNKILSEAFCPVCKEFLCSTCARVHRNQKMTKSHRLQDKDSVPTSFRDESEYKSYTEICQRHAKEIIKYYCHNHETLLCGDCLVEDEEHRSCKVEKLPQVVKRFKHGVEYNNLKTGLVQTASDIDKLSHEIHAILKLVDEESQNNINELRNFRNEINQYLDKKENELLAEIDQKKRTSNTLINGLKSKCTNMNSSIEKLKSELQAQHDNGNQLLIVGKRAIKELAGIQAALEVSRRSKVPRYKFHRNPAIEQSIASENAIGGLEEGESTSALGQQHRKQKTKQEERQQETVKQHKKNMEALSQKGESTSVSGQQPRQLKTMPQQQDHMQGVSPKEQTVKVRKSERGWGEGQREKKKEMEVSTERGNK, from the exons ATGGATGTAGTTCCCACAAGAAAGGAACAAATGGCATCTGGATCGGCGACTGACCGCATCTACTGCCAGCCGTGCGCGGAAGACGGCAATAAAATCCTCTCTGAGGCCTTCTGTCCTGTCTGCAAGGAGTTCCTGTGTTCTACCTGTGCCCGAGTACACCGGAACCAGAAAATGACCAAAAGCCACCGTCTCCAAGACAAGGACAGTGTGCCTACCTCATTCCGCGATGAGAGTGAATATAAAAGTTATACAGAAATATGTCAGCGTCATGCTAAAGAGATCATAAAATATTACTGTCATAATCATGAGACACTTCTGTGTGGCGACTGTCTAGTTGAGGATGAGGAACATCGCTCTTGTAAGGTGGAGAAACTTCCGCAAGTGGTAAAACGATTCAAGCATGGTGTAGAATACAACAACCTGAAAACAGGCCTTGTCCAGACGGCCAGTGACATCGACAAACTTTCTCACGAAATACATGCGATTCTGAAATTAGTTGACGAAGAAagccaaaacaatatcaatgagCTTCGCAATTTTAGGAATGAAATTAACCAGTACCTGGATAAAAAGGAAAACGAACTCTTGGCAGAAATTGATCAGAAGAAACGAACATCCAATACATTGATCAATGGGCTGAAATCAAAATGCACTAACATGAATTCATCCATTGAGAAACTAAAGTCGGAGCTACAAGCACAGCATGACAACGGAAACCAGCTATTAATAGTAGGAAAGCGAGCTATAAAGGAGCTAGCAGGTATTCAGGCAGCCCTGGAGGTGAGCAGGAGGAGTAAAGTTCCCCGATACAAGTTTCACAGGAACCCTGCAATTGAGCAGTCAATAGCTTCTGAAAATGCGATAGGAGGGTTGGAAGAGGGCGAATCAACGTCGGCGTTAGGGCAGCAACATCGAAAACAGAAGACGAAGCAGGAAGAACGGCAACAGGAGACAgtgaaacaacacaaaaaaaacatggaagCTTTATCACaaaaag GCGAATCAACTTCGGTGTCAGGGCAGCAACCACGACAACTCAAGACGATGCCGCAACAACAGGACCACATGCAAGGTGTATCACCCAAAG AACAGACAGTGAAAGTGAGAAAGAGTGAGAGGGGATGGGGAGAGGGACAGAGagagaaaaagaaagaaatggaGGTAAGTACAGAGAGAGGAAACAAATAG